The following are encoded together in the Xanthomonas sacchari genome:
- the sufC gene encoding Fe-S cluster assembly ATPase SufC, with the protein MLNIENLHASVAGKDILKGLSLQVKPGEVHAIMGPNGAGKSTLGNVLAGRDGYEVTAGSVRFDDADLLELEPEERAAAGLFLAFQYPVEIPGVNNTYFLRAALNAQRKARGEAELDSMQFLKLVRQKLAVLHLKDELLHRGVNEGFSGGEKKRNEIFQLAVLEPKLAILDETDSGLDIDALKTVAEGVNALRSPERAFVVITHYQRLLDYIKPDVVHVLADGRIVQTGGPELALELEAHGYAWLKERVAPEAAVQ; encoded by the coding sequence ATGCTCAACATAGAAAACCTCCACGCCTCCGTCGCCGGCAAGGACATCCTCAAGGGCCTGTCGCTGCAGGTGAAGCCCGGCGAAGTGCACGCCATCATGGGTCCCAACGGCGCCGGCAAGTCCACCTTGGGCAACGTGCTGGCCGGCCGCGACGGCTACGAAGTGACCGCCGGCAGCGTGCGCTTCGACGACGCCGACCTGCTCGAACTGGAACCGGAGGAGCGCGCCGCCGCCGGCCTGTTCCTGGCCTTCCAGTACCCGGTGGAAATCCCCGGCGTGAACAACACCTACTTCCTGCGCGCCGCGCTCAATGCGCAGCGCAAGGCGCGCGGCGAGGCCGAGCTGGATTCGATGCAGTTCCTCAAGCTGGTGCGGCAGAAGCTGGCGGTGCTGCACCTGAAGGACGAACTGCTGCATCGCGGCGTCAACGAAGGCTTTTCCGGCGGCGAGAAGAAGCGCAACGAGATCTTCCAGCTGGCGGTGCTGGAACCGAAGCTGGCGATCCTCGACGAGACCGACAGCGGCCTGGACATCGACGCGCTCAAGACCGTGGCCGAAGGCGTCAACGCGCTGCGTTCGCCGGAGCGCGCGTTCGTGGTGATCACCCACTACCAGCGCCTGCTCGACTACATCAAGCCGGACGTGGTGCATGTGCTGGCCGACGGCCGCATCGTGCAGACCGGCGGCCCCGAACTGGCGCTGGAACTGGAAGCGCACGGCTATGCCTGGCTGAAGGAGCGCGTGGCGCCCGAGGCGGCAGTGCAATGA
- the sufB gene encoding Fe-S cluster assembly protein SufB has product MATENAEILERLGRRYDAGFVTDIESDSFLPGLNEDVVRALSVKKDEPEWMTEWRLAAYRHWLKMPMPHWAKLDIAPIDFQALSYYSAPKGPKYASLDEVPKELLDTYDKLGVPLHERAKLAGVAVDAVFDSVSVGTTFRKELAEKGVIFCSMSEAIKEHPELVRQYLGSVVPVGDNFFAALNSAVFSDGSFVFIPKGVRCPMELSTYFRINAGHTGQFERTLIVCEDQAYVSYLEGCTAPMRDENQLHAAVVELVALEDAEIKYSTVQNWYPGDEEGRGGIYNFVTKRGECRGARSKITWTQVETGSAITWKYPSCVLLGDDSVGEFHSVALTHHRQQADTGTKMIHVGKRTKSKIVSKGISAGRGQNTYRGLVKVERSAEGARNYTQCDSLLIGKQCGAHTFPYIEVKHPTATVEHEATTSKISDDQLFYCRARGIDQENAVSMIVDGFCKQVFRELPMEFAVEAKKLLEVSLEGSVG; this is encoded by the coding sequence ATGGCCACCGAAAACGCTGAAATCCTGGAACGGCTGGGACGTCGCTACGACGCCGGCTTCGTCACCGACATCGAATCCGATTCGTTCCTGCCCGGCCTGAACGAGGACGTCGTGCGCGCCCTGTCCGTGAAGAAGGACGAGCCGGAATGGATGACCGAATGGCGCCTGGCCGCCTACCGGCACTGGCTGAAGATGCCGATGCCGCACTGGGCCAAGCTGGACATCGCGCCGATCGACTTCCAGGCGCTGAGCTACTACTCCGCCCCCAAGGGCCCGAAGTACGCCTCGCTGGACGAGGTGCCGAAGGAGCTGCTGGACACCTACGACAAGCTGGGCGTGCCGCTGCACGAGCGCGCCAAGCTGGCCGGCGTGGCGGTGGACGCGGTGTTCGACTCGGTCTCGGTCGGCACCACCTTCCGCAAGGAACTGGCCGAGAAGGGCGTGATCTTCTGCTCGATGTCCGAGGCGATCAAGGAACACCCGGAGCTGGTCAGGCAGTACCTGGGCAGCGTGGTGCCGGTCGGCGACAACTTCTTCGCCGCACTCAACTCGGCGGTGTTCTCCGACGGCAGCTTCGTGTTCATCCCCAAGGGCGTGCGCTGCCCGATGGAGCTGAGCACCTATTTCCGCATCAACGCCGGCCACACCGGCCAGTTCGAGCGCACCCTGATCGTGTGCGAGGACCAGGCCTACGTGTCCTACCTGGAAGGCTGCACCGCGCCGATGCGCGACGAGAACCAGCTGCACGCGGCGGTGGTCGAGCTGGTGGCGCTGGAAGACGCGGAGATCAAGTACTCCACCGTGCAGAACTGGTATCCGGGCGACGAGGAAGGCCGCGGCGGCATCTACAACTTCGTGACCAAGCGCGGCGAATGCCGCGGCGCGCGCAGCAAGATCACCTGGACCCAGGTCGAGACCGGTTCGGCGATCACCTGGAAGTACCCCTCGTGCGTGCTGCTGGGCGACGACTCGGTGGGCGAGTTCCACTCGGTGGCGCTGACCCATCACCGCCAGCAGGCCGACACCGGCACCAAGATGATCCACGTCGGCAAGCGCACCAAGAGCAAGATCGTCAGCAAGGGCATCAGCGCCGGCCGCGGGCAGAACACCTACCGCGGCCTGGTCAAGGTGGAGCGCAGCGCCGAGGGCGCGCGCAACTACACCCAGTGCGACTCGCTGCTGATCGGCAAGCAGTGCGGCGCGCACACCTTCCCCTACATCGAGGTCAAGCATCCGACCGCGACCGTCGAGCACGAGGCCACCACCTCCAAGATCAGCGACGACCAATTGTTCTATTGCCGCGCCCGCGGCATCGACCAGGAGAACGCGGTGTCGATGATCGTCGACGGCTTCTGCAAGCAGGTGTTCCGCGAACTGCCGATGGAGTTCGCGGTGGAAGCCAAGAAGCTGCTGGAAGTGTCGCTGGAAGGGTCGGTGGGCTAG
- a CDS encoding SUF system Fe-S cluster assembly regulator, which translates to MLRVTKLTDYATVVLTVLAARPNEVLSATELAEQAGLEPPTVSKLLKPLAQAGLVEGLRGVRGGYRLARPADAITLIQIVEAMEGPLAITECSHHGSQCSIAQTCGVRSNWRLINDVVADALRGVTLAQMLHPLPSSGDPKRRPIAVRFATT; encoded by the coding sequence ATGCTCCGCGTCACCAAGCTCACCGATTACGCCACCGTCGTGCTGACCGTGCTCGCCGCGCGTCCGAACGAAGTGTTGAGCGCGACCGAACTGGCCGAACAGGCCGGGCTGGAGCCGCCCACGGTCAGCAAGCTGCTCAAGCCGTTGGCCCAGGCCGGCCTGGTCGAGGGCCTGCGCGGCGTGCGCGGCGGCTATCGGCTGGCACGGCCGGCCGACGCCATCACCCTGATCCAGATCGTCGAGGCGATGGAAGGCCCGCTGGCGATCACCGAATGCAGCCACCACGGCAGCCAGTGCAGCATCGCCCAGACCTGCGGCGTGCGCTCCAACTGGCGGCTGATCAACGACGTGGTCGCCGATGCGCTGCGCGGCGTGACCCTGGCGCAGATGCTTCACCCCCTCCCCTCCTCCGGCGATCCGAAACGGCGTCCCATCGCCGTGCGGTTCGCGACCACCTGA